The following nucleotide sequence is from Solidesulfovibrio carbinolicus.
TCGCCGCTGCTTGAGCTTTTCTGCTTTGCCGTTGCAGCAGCCAAGCGCGAATTTGCTTCGTTGAGTTGCTCTTTTACTTTTTGAATTTGTTTCAATAACATCTCTCGCGTGCTCGTCGTCTCTTCCTCTTTTGCGCCTTCGTCTGTTGCCTGGACCTGGTTTGCTAGGTCGCCGCCAGAGGCCGTTTCGACTTGTTGCCGCTGCTTGTTACGAGCTGCTTCGGAAATTTCAACCGTGTCTGCGTCTTTTGCTTTTTCGCTGTCTGTTTTTCCCACCATGGCGACCGCGCCCAGGGAAACCGCTGTCTGCGACAGCTTTCTGGCTTCTTGGTAGGCTTTTGTCGGATCGCTTGCCATTGCGCTTGCTGCACCGAGCAGAGTGTCCATATTTGCTCCTTTGGGGAAACGAGCGGCAACGAGGATGCAAACCGATGCCATGCTTCCTATCGGCAAAAAATAGGACATCTTTAAATAATATATAAAAACAAAACAAAAAACGGGCGCTAAACCAGTAACCCTTCGAGCCCTGGGGCAACCTTGCCCGGCAGGAATTCGATGACCTCGTAGCTGGCCGCGCCGGCCTTGGCAAAGGGATCTTCGGCAAGGATCGCCTCCAAGGCTTCCCGGCCGGCTGCCCGGGCCAGGATCACCCCACCCGTGCGCGGCAACTGACGCCCCGAGGCCAGAAACACGCCCCGGGCATAGTTTTCGTCCAGATAGAGCCTGTGGGCATTGAGTAGCCCGTCAATGACTTCAAGGGGCTGGCAATAGCGCAGCAGTACGACGAACATGGCGGCCTCCTTTTCCTTTGGGGACAAATCCTATAAGAAATTCGAGGCCTGTCCGGCAAGGGAGACAGACCAGCCAAGCCCCAAGGAGGCCCCGCCATGGAAGACAGCGATATCGACGACATCGCCGCCCTGCTCGACGGACTTAAACTCGGCGCTGCCCTGGGCTGGGAAGAAGTGCGCCGTATCGCCGGCTACATGCAGGTCAAGAGCTTCCCGGCCGGCACGACGATCATTCAGGAAGGCCGCAAGGCCACTTCCCTGGCGTTCATTGAGAAAGGCGTGGTCACCATCCAAAAGGAAGAGGCCGGGGGCTGTGAACGCCACATCATTGACCTGACCCGCGACGCCGTCATCGGTGAAATCGCCTTTTTCGACAGCGAACCCCGCTCGGCCACGGTGGTGGCCAAGACCGACGTGCGCCTGCTCATCCTCACCCGGGAAAGCTTTGACGAGCTG
It contains:
- a CDS encoding YciI family protein gives rise to the protein MFVVLLRYCQPLEVIDGLLNAHRLYLDENYARGVFLASGRQLPRTGGVILARAAGREALEAILAEDPFAKAGAASYEVIEFLPGKVAPGLEGLLV
- a CDS encoding cyclic nucleotide-binding domain-containing protein, with the protein product MEDSDIDDIAALLDGLKLGAALGWEEVRRIAGYMQVKSFPAGTTIIQEGRKATSLAFIEKGVVTIQKEEAGGCERHIIDLTRDAVIGEIAFFDSEPRSATVVAKTDVRLLILTRESFDELAAIEPQLAIKTLFYIGRVLSRRLRQVTGRFVGLLA